A genomic stretch from Sulfurimonas sediminis includes:
- a CDS encoding 7-carboxy-7-deazaguanine synthase QueE, with protein MIYLVEHFYSIQGEGKYVGTPSLFFRFGGCNMRCEGFGCKEMANDGTVVVGCDTVYAVNKEHFLQNWVPVHKVEELLNVLSLYDLPEAVDIVLTGGEPLIYANDVLFVAFLEALVAKGHQITFETNGSLTVDFEKYPVYKECVFALSVKLFNSGESLNKRLRGDVIYNIAANAKDAFFKFSIDKESINIALEEEIQSVTMHSPQTKVYCMPVAGSKKELEENTQPLIEFCKAKGYNFSDRLHIRIWDANKGV; from the coding sequence ATGATCTACCTCGTTGAACATTTCTATTCTATTCAGGGCGAAGGCAAATATGTAGGCACGCCTTCTCTTTTTTTCCGTTTCGGCGGATGCAATATGCGCTGTGAAGGGTTTGGCTGTAAAGAAATGGCAAATGATGGCACAGTTGTTGTCGGCTGTGACACAGTTTATGCGGTCAATAAAGAACATTTTTTACAAAATTGGGTACCTGTTCACAAAGTAGAAGAGTTGCTGAATGTACTCTCTTTGTATGATTTACCGGAAGCTGTAGATATTGTTTTGACAGGCGGCGAGCCTTTGATTTATGCCAATGATGTACTTTTTGTTGCTTTTTTGGAAGCTCTGGTGGCAAAGGGACATCAGATAACTTTTGAAACAAACGGTTCTTTAACGGTTGATTTTGAAAAATATCCGGTCTATAAAGAGTGTGTGTTTGCTCTATCAGTGAAGCTTTTTAATTCTGGAGAGTCTCTGAACAAGCGTCTGCGCGGTGATGTGATTTATAATATTGCCGCGAATGCCAAAGATGCTTTTTTTAAATTTTCCATTGACAAAGAGTCTATAAATATAGCCTTAGAAGAAGAGATACAAAGCGTTACCATGCATTCCCCTCAGACTAAGGTTTACTGTATGCCCGTAGCAGGCAGCAAAAAAGAGTTGGAAGAAAACACCCAGCCGCTCATAGAGTTCTGCAAGGCAAAGGGGTATAATTTCAGTGACAGACTGCACATAAGAATCTGGGATGCCAATAAAGGGGTATAA